The genomic segment ACCCGCTGATCCTGGATCGGGAGGGCAAGAAACTCTCCAAATCGCGGTCATCGGAAAGCCTGCGGGCCTTGCGGGCCGCAGGCTGGTCGGCTGACGACATCCGGCGCCATCTCGGATTTGCGTGAGGGAGCACGGTCAACCACGTGCCCCCTCACCTTCCCGCCTCAGGCGGCTTGGCGCCGGTCGGCGAAGAACGGGGCGACGACAGCGCCGATGGCCTCCTCGAACGGGGTGGCGAAGTCGGGTCCCAGGATCGCGTCGAGCCGCGGGTCCTCGAGTTCCATGGTGTTGTCCCAGAGATAGCGCATCTTGACCACTTCGCGCATGAGCGGCATGGCGATCCCGACCAGCTTGAGCATCGTCCAGGGGAACGGCACCACCTTGAGCGGCACCGGCGCAGCGGCCTGGACTGCCGCGACAAGCTGGCCATGCGTCACGAAATGCCCGGCGAAGTGGAAGTTCTCGAAGTTGGAGAGGCCGGCGCGTTCGCTCGCCACCTTTTCGAAGGCGCGGCCGAGATCGGGCAGGTAGGCCCAGCTATGGCCGGTCTGCGGTGCCCCGGGGATGGCGACGCGGTTCTTGCCGGCCTCCCGCAGGATGGCCTGGTCGAAATAGTCAAAGCCGTTATGGGGCGCGAAAAAGTCCCCGGCCCGCACGATGAGCACCTGCATGTCTCCCCGCTCGGCGGCCTGCCGGAGCATCGCCTCGACCCGCACGCGGATAGCGCCGCGCGGCGTCTGCGGGTTCTGCGGTGTTTGCGGGGTCACGTGGCGCTGGCTGGCGGCGTAGTTGTAGATATTGCCGGGGAAGACCATGGTCTTGCCCGACCGGCCCATGGCCTCGATGACCCGCGCCATCTGCGCTTCCTTGCGCCCGTTGTCCCACTTGTCATAGGGCAGGTTGAGAGCGTTGACGACGACCTCGGCGTCGGCAACCGCCGCTGCCATCTCGGCCACGTTCTCGGCGTCGCCCTTGATGAAGCGCACGCCTTCGATCGGCTGCTTGTTGGACCGTCCGAAGCCGCTGACCTCCCAGCCGGCGGCGACGAATGCCCGCGCCGCATGCTGGCCGATATGGCCGTTGATCCCCAGAACCGTAACCTTGCCCTTGCTCGTCATGATGAAATCTCCTTGGTTGACACCAACAACATCGATCATTCATGCTTGTTGATGAATTCCCCAAATCAGCAGACTGGCTATTCAATAATGAATGATCCGGATTGGTCGCTCTGGCGCAGCTTTGCCGCCGTCGTCGAAACGGGGTCGCTCTCGGCCGCCGCGCGCAGCCTTGGCCTGAGCCAGCCCACGCTCGGGCGGCACGTCGACGCCCTCGAGCAGTCGCTGGGCGTCGTGCTCTTCGAACGCACGCTGGGCGGGTTCCGGCCGACCGAAACGGCGCTGCGCCTCTACGAACCCGTGCGCGGCGCCCAAAGAGCCCTTGCCGAGGCGACGCTTGTTGCCGAGGGGGCCCAGCCCGGGCTGGCAGGCACCGTGCGGATCACCGCCAGCGAAGTGGTCTCCCACTTCGTCCTGCCCCGGCTCCTGGTGCCCATCCGCACCGAATATCCCGATATCGCCCTCGAGCTGGTGCCATCCGACTCGGCCGAAAACCTGCTGCTGCGCGAGGCGGACATCGCCATCCGCATGTTCCGGCCGACCCAGCTCGAACTGGTGACGCGCAAGCTGGGCGAACTGGCGATCGTCTGCTGCGCCCACGAAAGCTACCTGGCGCGGCGTGGCGTGCCCGAAGCCATCGAGGATCTCGACGGGCACGACCTGATCGGGTTCGATCGCTCAGACCTCCTCATCCGCGCCGCCTCCTCGATGGGGATCGCGCTCCGGCGCGAAGACTTCCCGTTGCGCACGGACGACCAGACCCTGGCCTGGGAACTCGCACGCGCCGGGCTGGGGATCGCTTTCGCCCAGGCAGGGCTCGTCGATTCCGAGCCCGGAATGCGCCGGCTTCTGCCGCAACTGCGCATTCCCAACCTCGAAGTGTGGCTCACAACCCACAGGGAATTGTTCACCAGCCGGCGAATTCGTGCCATCTATGACCGGCTTGGCAGCGCTCTTTCCGCCTATATCGCCAAGCCGAAAGGTTAGTATGCAAGGCGCCTACAACATCCTCATCTTCATCGGCCTTGCCGTAGTCGCGTTCATTCTCGGCTGGGGCATGGTGAACATGTTCCGCGGGGGCGACCCCAATATGAGCCAGAAGCTCATGCGGGCCCGCGTCATCGCGCAGGCCGTGGTGGTGGTGCTGATCCTGATCGCGTTGCTGGTCTTCGGGACGCGCAGCTAGTCACTTTCGGCGGGAGGGCAGTTTGGTCAAGCTCAACAAGATCTATACCAAGACCGGGGACGACGGCACGACGGGCCTCGTGCGCGGACCGCGCCGCTCCAAGGCGGACCTGCGCATCGAAGTATTCGGCACCATCGACGAGACCAACTCGCTGATCGGGCTGGCCCGCACCGGCACCCAGTCCATGCCCAAGGTCGATACCATCCTCGCCCGGGTGCAGAACGATCTCTTCGACGTCGGCTCGGACCTCGCCACCCCCGGCGAAGATGGCCCCGACGAAAAATCGCTGCGCATCACCGCGGCGCAGACCGAGTGGCTGGAAAAGCAGATCGACCATTTCAACGACGGGCTGGCGCCGCTGACGAGCTTCGTGCTGCCGGGCGGCACCCCGCTCGCTGCCCAGCTCCACATGGCTCGCACTGTCACCCGCCGCGCCGAACGGCTGGTCGTGGCGCTGATCGCGGAGGAAAGCGACGTGAACGCCGAGGTGCTGCGCTACGTCAACCGCCTCTCGGACCTCCTCTTCGTGCTCGCCCGCGTCGCCAATGCCAACGGGCTCAAGGACGTGCTGTGGGCGCCCGGCCGCTATACCCAGACGACCAGGAACGCCGAGTGAACCTGCTCGCCGCTCGCCACGCGGCCATCATGCGTTCTCGCCCGGCGGGGCGCGCCTGATGTTCCTTCCGATCTTCGACGAGAACCCCAAGCGCCATATCAAGTACGCGGTGGTGACCTATACGCTGATCGCGATCAACGTCCTGGTCTTCCTCATTACGGTGGCGCTGCCGCGCGATGCCTTCGAAACGGCGACCATCGAATTCGGGATGATCCCTATCGTGGTGCGCGGGCTCGTGGCGCCGCCGCTCGCCTGGCTGCCGGCCTGGGCGAACCTGGAAACCTATGCGTTCCTCCACATCGACTGGCTGCACCTGCTTTCCAACATGCTGTTCCTCTGGATTTTCGGGGACAATATCGAGGATGCAATGGGCCATGTGCGCTACATCTTCTTCTACCTGGCCTGCGCGGCGCTCGCCGCCCTCATCTACCTGGCCTTCAACCCGATGGGGAACGGCCCGCTGATCGGCGCCTCTGGCGCCGTGGCCGGGGTGATGGGCGCCTATATCGTGCTCTTCCCCCATGCCCGGGTGATCGTCATCGCCCGCATCTGGATACCCGTGCCCCTGCCGCTCCCCGCCTTCTGGATGCTGGGCGTCTGGGTGTTGATGCAGATCTTCTATCTTCTCATCGGCTCGACCGAGCCGGTGGCCTGGTGGGCCCATCTGGGCGGGGTGGTCGCCGGCGCGCTCCTTGCCACCATCCTCAAGCGCCGAGACGTGCCCCTCTGGGGCGGGAGCCTGCCCCGATGAGCGATATCGACCTCAAATGGCGAGTGGAAGAAGCCTGCCACAATGCCTGGCCGGCGACCCGCCAGGTGCTCCTGCACGGCTGGGTGCTGCGCATGTCGGGCGGCCACACCAAGCGCACCAACTCGGTCAACCCCCTGCGCTGGGAACGGCGCGAGGCCGACAGGATCATCCCCGAGGCCGGCGCGCTCTATGCCTCGCTCGGCCGGAAACTCTTCTTCCGGCTGCCCGACATGGCGGCCGAAATCGATAGCCGACTCGAAGCGCTCGGCTATGCCTTCGTGGACGACGTGACGACGCTCGTGGCGGATTTTTCGGCCCTGCGGGGCGGCCCCGAAGGCGTCGAACTGGCGAGCGCTCCCGATGCCGCCTGGCTCGCCACCTTCCAGGCCGGCGGCAATCACAGCGAAGCCAATCTCGCCATCTACCGGCGCATGCTCGAGACCATCGTGCCGCCCCGCCGCTTCGCTTCGATCCGCCAGGATGGCCAGGTCTGCGCCCATGCCTATGGCGTCATCCACGACGGCCTGCTGGTGCTCGAATCGGTAGGCACGGCACCCCAATTTCGTCAGAAGGGTTTCGGCCGGGCCGTGGTCTCGAGCCTCATGCAC from the Youhaiella tibetensis genome contains:
- a CDS encoding NAD-dependent epimerase/dehydratase family protein, with amino-acid sequence MTSKGKVTVLGINGHIGQHAARAFVAAGWEVSGFGRSNKQPIEGVRFIKGDAENVAEMAAAVADAEVVVNALNLPYDKWDNGRKEAQMARVIEAMGRSGKTMVFPGNIYNYAASQRHVTPQTPQNPQTPRGAIRVRVEAMLRQAAERGDMQVLIVRAGDFFAPHNGFDYFDQAILREAGKNRVAIPGAPQTGHSWAYLPDLGRAFEKVASERAGLSNFENFHFAGHFVTHGQLVAAVQAAAPVPLKVVPFPWTMLKLVGIAMPLMREVVKMRYLWDNTMELEDPRLDAILGPDFATPFEEAIGAVVAPFFADRRQAA
- a CDS encoding LysR family transcriptional regulator, with translation MNDPDWSLWRSFAAVVETGSLSAAARSLGLSQPTLGRHVDALEQSLGVVLFERTLGGFRPTETALRLYEPVRGAQRALAEATLVAEGAQPGLAGTVRITASEVVSHFVLPRLLVPIRTEYPDIALELVPSDSAENLLLREADIAIRMFRPTQLELVTRKLGELAIVCCAHESYLARRGVPEAIEDLDGHDLIGFDRSDLLIRAASSMGIALRREDFPLRTDDQTLAWELARAGLGIAFAQAGLVDSEPGMRRLLPQLRIPNLEVWLTTHRELFTSRRIRAIYDRLGSALSAYIAKPKG
- a CDS encoding rhomboid family intramembrane serine protease translates to MFLPIFDENPKRHIKYAVVTYTLIAINVLVFLITVALPRDAFETATIEFGMIPIVVRGLVAPPLAWLPAWANLETYAFLHIDWLHLLSNMLFLWIFGDNIEDAMGHVRYIFFYLACAALAALIYLAFNPMGNGPLIGASGAVAGVMGAYIVLFPHARVIVIARIWIPVPLPLPAFWMLGVWVLMQIFYLLIGSTEPVAWWAHLGGVVAGALLATILKRRDVPLWGGSLPR
- a CDS encoding twin transmembrane helix small protein, with the translated sequence MQGAYNILIFIGLAVVAFILGWGMVNMFRGGDPNMSQKLMRARVIAQAVVVVLILIALLVFGTRS
- a CDS encoding cob(I)yrinic acid a,c-diamide adenosyltransferase; protein product: MVKLNKIYTKTGDDGTTGLVRGPRRSKADLRIEVFGTIDETNSLIGLARTGTQSMPKVDTILARVQNDLFDVGSDLATPGEDGPDEKSLRITAAQTEWLEKQIDHFNDGLAPLTSFVLPGGTPLAAQLHMARTVTRRAERLVVALIAEESDVNAEVLRYVNRLSDLLFVLARVANANGLKDVLWAPGRYTQTTRNAE
- a CDS encoding GNAT family N-acetyltransferase, which gives rise to MSDIDLKWRVEEACHNAWPATRQVLLHGWVLRMSGGHTKRTNSVNPLRWERREADRIIPEAGALYASLGRKLFFRLPDMAAEIDSRLEALGYAFVDDVTTLVADFSALRGGPEGVELASAPDAAWLATFQAGGNHSEANLAIYRRMLETIVPPRRFASIRQDGQVCAHAYGVIHDGLLVLESVGTAPQFRQKGFGRAVVSSLMHWARHEGAEAACLQVVTDNLPARALYERLGFTRDLYHYHYRIAP